One Tolypothrix bouteillei VB521301 DNA window includes the following coding sequences:
- a CDS encoding diguanylate cyclase domain-containing protein, producing the protein MVKLPGFQVLAQIYESSNSLVYRGIREADRQPAILKLLKEDYPTPAELVRYRQEYEITRYLNLEGVIKSYDLQKYQNTLIILLEDFGGDSLDKLLGKSLLTVEEFLKLSIRISEILEKIHQSNIIHKDINPSNIVFNFKTGELKIIDFGLSTILTRDSADIQNTNALEGTLAYISPEQTGRMNRAIDYRSDFYSLGATFYEMLTNQLPFPTEDAMELVHCHIAKQPVPVHVVNPQVPVVVSNIIMRLMAKTAEERYQSAYGIQADLEVCLHQLQHQQNIIDFDLCSQDISDKFQISQKLYGREEQIKTLLTAFERVSLGQKEFMLVSGYSGIGKSALVQEIYKPITKYKGYFISGKFDQLHGNIPYSSVVNAFTQLVRKLLAETETQLQQWRDKLLRSLGSNARVIVDVIPEIELIIGEQPALPELAPTEAQNRFHLVFQNFLGVFCQKEHPLVIFLDDLQWADLATLKLIQSMMTDKENKYLFLIGAYRDNEVSTTHPLIRTLSEIQTAEVCVSSVFLSPLDLNHINQLIAETLNMACEKTKPLAELVLEKTQGNPFFLNEFLKSLYTEGLLYFNFSVRKWQWDIQQIRARDITGNVVELMANKIQKLPENTQKILKLAACIGNYFDLNTLSIADKNLTKETGQHLRSAIEDGLVIPLNYDYKFLQIDCSLDNLSIACRFVHDRVQQAAYSLISDNDKPYIHLQIGQVLLNNTPLKQQEEKIFDIVNQLNLGSKLLDNQEQRDELAKFNLIAGQKAKASAAFQAAFTYLTYGLELLAPDRWQKQYKMTLDLYAEAAETAYLSGHFEEMEELSATVLQYAEVLLDKVKAYEVKIAAYTAQGKLIEAIDIGITILNLLGMRLPRKATQVHIMFSLLETKFVLLGKRVEDLIDLPPMTASDKKAAISIFCKLFATAYIAASNLLIIFILKAIILLVKYGNVEISAYIYACYGTILCGALGDIDTGYRFGELSLKLLDLYNARQVKSSVFLSVYSFIKPWREHGKRSLEPLKEGYISGIENGNFEYAAYCAKMYSNYCCFLGQELAVTEREIYYYTNAIKKYKQERSVDNINIQRQMALNLLGQSENPCYLIGESYNELESLALAIEARDYSKAFDVFSHKLVLNYLFGEYEQAINSAMMAEKYLEGGLGALAVPTIYFYDSLARLAVYPYRDKKQKHLLHQRIKANYKKLQKWAKYAPMNILHKLSLLEAEWHRVQGQDCKAMNSYEQAITLARKNEYLNEEALCYELAAKFYLTQGKEKIAQVYMQDARYCYLCWGALAKVQDLDNHYLDLLKKPFWDRRSQSYELRVSTPRAISERNHSSSLDLATIMKASQTLSEEIVLEKLLAKLMQTVIKNAGAQKGLLILENQVHWLVQVVENLDCTPVVLQSIALENCGIIPLSIINYVNRTKENIVLHDATCEGQFTSDPYINNYKPQSVLCAPLIHQGRLTSIVYLENNLTPGAFTSERLEIVKLLCSQAAISIENAQLYAEKEKYAYTLEHKVAERTRELEKANQELQRLALLDGLTQVANRRRFNECLSQEWNRLSREKQPLSLILCDVDYFKRYNDFYGHQKGDECLQQVAKAMTYAVRRPADLVARYGGEEFAVILPNTDLEGALKVAEALRIEIQNLKIPHAQSEVSPCVSLSLGVTCMIPAPTFSLEELIAKADEALYAAKQRGRNCACAK; encoded by the coding sequence ATGGTTAAACTACCAGGGTTTCAAGTGTTAGCCCAAATATATGAAAGTAGTAATTCTCTAGTTTACCGTGGTATCCGAGAAGCAGATCGTCAACCTGCGATCTTAAAACTGCTGAAAGAAGACTATCCAACCCCTGCAGAACTGGTGCGCTACCGACAGGAATATGAAATCACTCGCTATTTGAATTTAGAGGGAGTGATTAAGTCTTACGACTTACAAAAGTATCAAAACACCTTAATCATATTATTAGAAGATTTTGGTGGTGACTCTTTAGATAAACTATTAGGAAAAAGCTTACTAACTGTCGAGGAATTTCTCAAATTAAGTATAAGAATTAGTGAAATTTTGGAGAAAATTCATCAAAGCAATATTATTCACAAAGATATTAATCCATCGAATATTGTTTTTAATTTTAAAACAGGAGAATTAAAAATAATAGATTTTGGCTTGTCTACTATCTTAACACGTGATAGCGCTGATATTCAAAATACCAATGCTTTAGAAGGAACCTTAGCTTATATTTCTCCCGAACAAACAGGTAGAATGAATCGTGCAATTGATTACCGAAGCGATTTTTATTCCTTAGGTGCTACCTTTTATGAAATGCTAACCAATCAATTGCCTTTTCCAACTGAGGATGCAATGGAATTGGTACATTGCCATATTGCCAAACAACCAGTACCAGTCCATGTTGTAAATCCACAAGTTCCTGTTGTAGTCTCAAACATTATTATGAGGCTCATGGCAAAAACAGCAGAAGAAAGATACCAAAGTGCTTATGGTATTCAAGCTGATTTAGAAGTTTGCCTCCATCAATTACAACATCAACAGAATATAATTGATTTTGATTTATGCAGTCAGGATATTTCCGATAAATTTCAAATCTCCCAAAAATTATATGGGAGAGAAGAACAAATCAAGACTTTATTAACCGCTTTTGAGCGAGTTAGCCTGGGGCAAAAAGAATTTATGCTAGTTTCCGGTTACTCTGGGATTGGAAAATCAGCATTAGTACAAGAAATTTACAAACCAATAACTAAGTATAAAGGTTATTTTATTTCTGGAAAATTTGACCAACTTCATGGCAATATTCCTTATAGTTCTGTGGTTAATGCATTCACTCAATTAGTCAGAAAATTGCTTGCAGAAACTGAGACCCAATTACAACAGTGGCGAGATAAACTCCTTAGAAGTCTGGGGAGTAATGCACGGGTCATTGTTGATGTGATTCCGGAAATTGAACTCATTATTGGTGAACAACCTGCATTGCCAGAATTAGCTCCTACAGAAGCTCAAAACCGCTTTCATTTGGTTTTTCAAAATTTTTTAGGAGTGTTTTGTCAAAAAGAACATCCCTTGGTAATTTTTTTAGATGATTTACAGTGGGCAGATTTAGCTACTTTAAAATTAATCCAGTCAATGATGACAGATAAAGAGAATAAATATCTGTTTTTAATTGGAGCGTATCGGGACAATGAAGTCAGTACAACTCATCCTTTAATAAGGACTTTATCAGAAATACAAACCGCTGAAGTCTGTGTAAGTTCTGTCTTTTTGTCACCTTTAGATTTAAATCATATCAATCAATTAATTGCTGAAACGCTCAACATGGCTTGTGAGAAGACAAAGCCCTTAGCAGAATTAGTACTGGAAAAAACTCAAGGTAATCCTTTCTTTCTAAATGAGTTTCTCAAATCTCTATACACAGAAGGGCTGTTATATTTTAATTTTTCAGTACGGAAGTGGCAATGGGATATTCAGCAAATTCGAGCGAGAGATATTACTGGTAATGTCGTGGAACTGATGGCTAACAAAATTCAAAAACTACCAGAAAACACACAAAAAATTTTAAAATTAGCTGCTTGTATTGGCAACTATTTCGATTTAAATACTTTGTCAATAGCAGATAAAAATTTAACAAAAGAAACGGGGCAACATCTACGATCGGCGATAGAAGATGGTTTAGTTATACCCCTGAATTATGATTATAAATTTCTGCAAATAGACTGTAGCTTAGATAACTTAAGCATTGCTTGCAGATTTGTACACGATCGCGTCCAACAAGCTGCCTATTCTCTCATTTCAGATAATGATAAGCCATACATTCATCTACAAATCGGGCAAGTGCTACTTAATAATACACCATTAAAACAGCAAGAAGAGAAAATTTTTGATATTGTGAATCAATTGAATTTAGGTAGCAAGTTGTTAGATAATCAAGAACAACGAGATGAATTAGCAAAATTCAATTTAATAGCCGGTCAGAAAGCAAAAGCATCAGCTGCTTTTCAGGCTGCGTTTACTTATTTGACATATGGCTTAGAACTATTAGCACCAGATAGATGGCAAAAACAGTACAAAATGACATTAGATTTGTACGCAGAAGCCGCAGAAACTGCTTACTTAAGCGGTCATTTTGAGGAAATGGAAGAATTAAGTGCTACCGTGCTGCAATATGCTGAAGTTTTATTGGATAAAGTCAAAGCTTATGAAGTTAAAATCGCCGCTTACACAGCACAAGGGAAGCTAATAGAAGCGATCGATATTGGTATAACTATTCTCAACCTCCTAGGAATGCGCTTACCAAGAAAAGCTACTCAAGTTCATATTATGTTTTCTTTATTGGAAACAAAATTTGTTTTGCTGGGTAAACGAGTAGAGGATTTAATTGATTTGCCACCCATGACGGCTTCTGACAAGAAAGCTGCTATTTCTATTTTTTGCAAACTTTTTGCTACTGCTTATATTGCAGCCTCAAATTTATTAATAATTTTTATTTTAAAAGCAATTATTTTATTAGTAAAATATGGCAATGTTGAAATATCCGCTTATATATATGCTTGTTACGGTACCATTCTATGTGGAGCTTTAGGAGACATTGATACAGGGTATCGTTTTGGTGAATTATCTTTAAAATTGTTGGATTTATATAATGCCCGTCAGGTTAAATCGAGTGTATTCTTATCTGTTTATAGTTTTATTAAACCTTGGCGAGAACACGGTAAGCGTTCATTAGAACCTTTAAAGGAGGGCTATATTAGCGGGATAGAGAATGGAAATTTTGAATATGCTGCTTATTGCGCTAAAATGTACTCCAATTATTGCTGTTTTCTCGGTCAAGAATTAGCTGTCACTGAACGAGAAATTTACTACTATACTAATGCTATTAAAAAATACAAGCAAGAACGGAGCGTTGATAATATCAATATTCAACGACAAATGGCTTTAAATCTACTAGGTCAGTCTGAAAATCCCTGCTATTTAATCGGTGAAAGTTACAATGAATTAGAAAGTCTGGCTTTAGCTATTGAAGCAAGAGACTATAGCAAAGCCTTTGATGTCTTTAGCCATAAGTTAGTATTGAATTACTTGTTCGGAGAATACGAACAAGCTATAAACAGTGCCATGATGGCAGAAAAATATTTAGAGGGAGGATTGGGAGCACTAGCTGTTCCTACAATCTATTTTTATGATTCTTTAGCTCGATTGGCTGTTTATCCTTATAGGGATAAAAAACAAAAACATCTTTTGCATCAAAGGATCAAAGCCAATTATAAAAAATTGCAAAAATGGGCGAAATATGCGCCAATGAATATTTTACATAAGTTATCTTTACTAGAAGCAGAATGGCACAGAGTGCAAGGTCAAGACTGCAAGGCAATGAACTCTTACGAACAAGCTATTACCTTAGCTAGAAAAAATGAATATCTTAATGAAGAAGCACTTTGTTATGAATTAGCAGCTAAGTTTTACCTTACACAAGGCAAAGAAAAAATCGCTCAAGTTTATATGCAGGATGCTCGTTACTGCTATTTATGCTGGGGTGCATTGGCAAAAGTTCAAGATTTAGATAACCACTATTTAGATTTATTGAAAAAACCGTTTTGGGACAGGCGATCGCAAAGCTATGAACTGAGAGTATCTACACCACGAGCCATTTCAGAAAGAAATCATTCCTCCAGCCTGGATTTGGCTACAATTATGAAAGCATCTCAAACTCTTTCTGAAGAAATTGTTTTGGAGAAATTATTGGCTAAGTTGATGCAGACTGTCATCAAAAATGCCGGAGCGCAAAAAGGATTGTTAATTTTGGAAAATCAAGTTCATTGGCTAGTTCAAGTTGTAGAGAACTTAGATTGCACTCCAGTTGTCTTGCAGTCAATTGCACTAGAAAATTGCGGAATCATTCCTCTATCTATTATTAATTATGTCAATCGTACTAAAGAAAATATAGTTTTACACGACGCAACTTGTGAAGGTCAATTTACTTCAGATCCTTATATAAATAACTATAAACCGCAATCCGTTTTATGTGCTCCACTCATTCATCAAGGCAGACTGACGAGTATAGTTTATTTGGAAAATAATCTCACCCCTGGTGCTTTTACTTCCGAACGATTGGAAATTGTTAAATTGCTCTGTTCCCAAGCCGCTATTTCTATCGAAAATGCCCAACTCTATGCAGAAAAAGAGAAATACGCATATACCCTAGAACACAAAGTGGCAGAACGGACACGTGAATTGGAAAAAGCCAATCAAGAGTTGCAGCGCCTCGCTTTATTAGATGGTTTAACTCAAGTTGCTAACCGCCGCCGCTTTAATGAATGCTTATCTCAAGAATGGAATCGCCTGTCAAGGGAAAAACAACCTTTGTCTTTGATTTTGTGCGATGTAGATTACTTCAAACGTTATAACGATTTCTACGGACATCAAAAAGGCGATGAATGTTTGCAACAAGTGGCAAAAGCTATGACTTATGCTGTCAGGCGTCCCGCCGATCTCGTAGCGCGTTACGGTGGGGAAGAGTTTGCAGTCATTCTTCCCAACACCGATCTTGAGGGTGCTCTCAAAGTTGCTGAAGCGCTAAGGATAGAAATTCAAAATCTCAAAATACCTCACGCCCAGTCAGAAGTAAGCCCTTGCGTTAGTTTAAGCCTGGGAGTCACCTGCATGATTCCAGCACCGACATTTTCTCTAGAAGAATTGATAGCTAAAGCTGATGAAGCCCTTTATGCTGCTAAACAGCGAGGAAGAAATTGTGCTTGTGCGAAATAG
- the ispG gene encoding (E)-4-hydroxy-3-methylbut-2-enyl-diphosphate synthase, whose protein sequence is MQTLPILTESNTVPSQPTFDTTIKRRKTRPVKVGNVTIGGGHPVVVQSMINEDTLDIDGSVAAIRRLHEIGCEIVRVTVPSIAHAKALSEIKQKLIKTYQDVPIVADVHHNGMKIALEVAQHIEKVRINPGLYVFEKPNPNRTEYTPTEFDEIGEKIRETLAPLVISLRDQNKAMRIGVNHGSLAERMLFTYGDTPEGMVQSAIEFIRICESLDFHNIVISMKASRVPVMVAAYRLMAKRMDELGMDYPLHLGVTEAGDGEYGRIKSTAGIATLLADGIGDTIRVSLTEAPEKEIPVCYSILQALGLRKTMVEYVACPSCGRTLFNLEEVLHQVREATKHLTGLDIAVMGCIVNGPGEMADADYGYVGKTPGYISLYRGREEIKKVPEDKGVEELINLIKADGRWVDP, encoded by the coding sequence ATGCAAACCTTGCCAATACTTACAGAGTCCAACACAGTTCCGAGTCAACCCACCTTTGATACCACGATAAAACGGCGCAAAACCCGCCCTGTAAAAGTTGGCAATGTCACCATTGGCGGTGGTCACCCAGTTGTCGTGCAGTCAATGATTAACGAAGATACTCTAGATATAGATGGTTCTGTGGCTGCGATTCGTCGCCTGCATGAAATTGGCTGTGAAATCGTGCGCGTAACTGTCCCGAGCATAGCTCACGCTAAAGCGCTGTCTGAGATTAAACAAAAGTTAATCAAAACATACCAAGATGTACCGATTGTTGCGGACGTACATCATAATGGGATGAAGATTGCCCTGGAAGTTGCCCAACATATAGAGAAGGTACGCATTAATCCAGGTTTGTATGTTTTTGAAAAACCAAACCCCAACAGAACCGAGTACACCCCTACGGAATTTGACGAAATCGGAGAAAAAATCCGTGAAACTCTAGCACCACTGGTAATTTCTCTCCGCGATCAAAACAAAGCCATGAGAATTGGGGTGAATCACGGTTCTTTGGCTGAGAGAATGTTGTTTACCTATGGCGATACTCCTGAAGGTATGGTGCAATCAGCCATAGAATTTATACGCATTTGTGAATCTTTAGATTTTCATAACATTGTTATTTCCATGAAAGCCTCACGCGTACCAGTCATGGTAGCCGCTTACCGTCTCATGGCAAAGCGGATGGATGAACTGGGTATGGATTACCCCCTTCATTTAGGTGTCACGGAAGCAGGAGATGGGGAATACGGACGCATTAAATCGACAGCTGGCATTGCGACACTTTTAGCTGATGGTATTGGCGATACAATTCGTGTATCCCTCACAGAAGCACCAGAAAAAGAAATTCCTGTCTGCTATAGTATTTTGCAAGCTCTGGGATTGCGGAAGACTATGGTGGAGTACGTCGCTTGTCCTTCTTGCGGGCGTACACTGTTTAATTTGGAAGAAGTGCTCCATCAAGTGCGGGAAGCAACCAAACATCTCACCGGGTTAGACATAGCAGTTATGGGCTGTATTGTCAATGGACCCGGAGAAATGGCTGATGCTGACTACGGTTATGTCGGTAAAACACCCGGTTATATTTCTCTCTATAGAGGGAGAGAAGAAATCAAGAAAGTTCCTGAAGATAAAGGAGTAGAAGAATTGATTAACTTAATAAAGGCTGATGGACGCTGGGTAGATCCTTAA
- the ctpC gene encoding carboxyl-terminal processing protease CtpC, with the protein MVITRSGLVLGATAVTLATIAVTSLGIHSQGQALFKESPKELVDEVWQIIQRQYVDGTFNQVDWQAVRKEYLNKSYTNKQEAYKSIREMLKKLDDPYTRFMDPEEFKNMQVDTSGELTGIGIQIGMDEKTKKLTVIAPIEDTPAAKAGILAKDIITKINGKSTEGMDTNEAVSLIRGEPGTAVNLTVLRNNQPKEFKITRAKIEIHPVEASTKQTPVGNVGYIRLKQFSANAAKEMQQAIRTLENKQVAGYILDLRNNPGGLLFSSVEIARMWLNNGTIVSTKDRYAEVERETANGRALTNKPLVILVDKGSASASEILSGALQDNKRAVLVGSQTFGKGLVQSVRPLDDGSGIAVTIAKYFTPSGKDINKAGIHPDVVVDLNDKQRQDLWLGEREKVATLQDPQFAKAVEVLGKEIAQKGNPRAGT; encoded by the coding sequence ATGGTGATTACAAGAAGTGGGCTTGTTTTGGGAGCTACGGCGGTGACATTAGCTACAATCGCAGTCACTAGCCTCGGCATTCACTCGCAGGGACAGGCTTTATTTAAAGAAAGTCCAAAAGAATTAGTAGATGAAGTTTGGCAAATTATTCAACGCCAATATGTAGACGGTACGTTCAATCAGGTAGATTGGCAAGCTGTTCGTAAGGAGTACTTAAACAAGTCATATACCAATAAGCAAGAAGCTTACAAGTCCATCCGGGAAATGCTCAAGAAGCTCGACGATCCATACACCCGGTTTATGGACCCAGAGGAATTCAAAAATATGCAGGTGGATACCTCTGGAGAACTGACAGGTATTGGTATCCAAATTGGTATGGATGAGAAAACCAAAAAACTGACTGTCATTGCTCCAATTGAAGATACACCAGCAGCTAAAGCAGGTATCTTAGCAAAAGACATTATTACCAAAATTAACGGCAAAAGTACAGAGGGCATGGATACCAATGAAGCCGTATCCTTGATCCGAGGCGAACCGGGAACAGCCGTCAATCTAACAGTTCTGCGGAATAACCAGCCAAAAGAGTTTAAAATTACACGGGCGAAAATTGAAATCCATCCTGTAGAAGCGAGTACTAAACAAACACCAGTGGGTAATGTTGGTTATATCCGTCTGAAGCAGTTCAGCGCCAACGCCGCTAAAGAAATGCAACAAGCAATCAGGACTTTAGAAAACAAACAAGTCGCTGGATATATTCTAGATTTGCGGAATAATCCTGGTGGTTTGCTCTTCTCAAGCGTAGAAATTGCTCGCATGTGGTTGAATAATGGCACAATCGTCTCTACTAAAGACCGCTATGCAGAAGTAGAACGAGAAACGGCTAACGGACGTGCTTTAACTAACAAACCATTGGTGATTTTGGTAGACAAAGGTTCAGCGAGTGCAAGTGAAATTCTTTCAGGCGCTTTGCAAGATAACAAGCGTGCTGTACTAGTTGGTAGTCAAACCTTTGGTAAAGGCTTGGTACAATCCGTTCGTCCTCTTGATGATGGCTCGGGAATTGCTGTCACGATCGCCAAGTATTTTACCCCCAGTGGAAAGGATATTAATAAGGCGGGGATTCATCCAGACGTAGTCGTGGATTTAAATGATAAACAGCGACAGGACTTGTGGCTTGGCGAACGTGAAAAAGTAGCAACTCTACAAGACCCTCAGTTTGCTAAAGCTGTGGAAGTGTTAGGTAAAGAAATTGCTCAGAAAGGGAATCCTCGAGCAGGAACGTGA
- a CDS encoding ATP-binding protein — protein sequence MEQRTVLIIDDCAEDREVYRRYLLQDRDCGYKILEEESGTGGLMLCQQFNPDTILVNYMLPDMNGLEFLAQLKQQTQGNVPPAIVLAGRGNASIVIQAMNRGVWNYLVKEQMTAKDLLFALNDAMEYTRLRESQKLLQEITNTTPGILYIQDIVEQNNIYINRQTTEVLGYTPQQLQAMGARVLEELMHPEDLLRVSKHFQDFDLVEDGKIVEFEYRMRHANGEWRWFCSQETVFKRNSQGSVQQILGTALDITRHKRAEVALKQQLLREQLVTKIAQHIRQSLKLEEIFKTTVDEVRQFLQTDRVLLFRLEPDGSGTVVMESVSSNWPSIVSTNIFDPCFRDSWVEPYRLGLVVAKTDIYNSGIDPCHVELLARFQVRANLVVPVLQKEQLWGLLIAHHCEAPRQWHQFEIDLLKQLATQVGIAIQQATLLEQAEAANRAKDEFVAMVTHDLRTPLNGILGWTHLLRNLKLDEAAFARGLESIEQSAKFQEKLLEDLQDITRIIQGQLKLQVSEVNLVDVIQAALETAYPLAYDKTLCLESILDNSIETISGDPKRLQQVLGNLLSNAIKFTPNGGRIKMQLERVDSFAHITISDTGCGISEDFLPYVFERYQQAKGARYRDGLGLGLAIARHLIELHNGTIQVSSPGIGQGATFIIKLPLAHNQQ from the coding sequence ATGGAACAAAGAACAGTTTTGATTATTGATGATTGTGCGGAAGATAGGGAGGTTTATCGTCGTTATTTGCTACAAGACCGTGATTGCGGCTACAAGATTTTGGAAGAAGAATCAGGAACAGGAGGATTGATGTTGTGTCAGCAGTTCAATCCCGATACCATCTTAGTCAACTATATGTTGCCTGACATGAACGGGCTGGAATTTTTAGCACAACTCAAACAACAGACACAAGGAAACGTTCCACCAGCGATCGTGCTTGCTGGACGGGGAAATGCATCGATTGTTATTCAAGCGATGAACAGGGGTGTGTGGAATTATTTGGTAAAGGAGCAAATGACTGCGAAGGATTTACTGTTTGCCTTAAATGATGCTATGGAATATACCCGGTTACGGGAAAGCCAGAAGTTGCTTCAAGAGATTACGAATACAACTCCTGGTATTTTATATATTCAAGATATTGTGGAACAGAACAATATTTATATCAATCGTCAAACGACTGAAGTTCTTGGTTACACGCCCCAACAACTTCAAGCCATGGGAGCCAGAGTGCTTGAGGAGTTGATGCACCCTGAGGATTTGCTTCGAGTCTCCAAACACTTTCAAGATTTTGACTTAGTTGAAGATGGCAAGATTGTAGAATTTGAGTATCGAATGCGCCATGCCAACGGGGAATGGCGATGGTTTTGCAGTCAAGAAACTGTATTTAAAAGGAATTCTCAAGGTTCGGTGCAGCAGATTTTAGGTACAGCACTTGATATTACCAGACACAAACGGGCAGAAGTTGCGCTGAAACAGCAGTTGTTAAGGGAACAACTCGTCACAAAGATTGCCCAACACATTCGCCAATCTCTCAAGCTTGAAGAAATTTTCAAGACAACTGTCGATGAAGTGCGCCAGTTTCTTCAAACCGATCGCGTGCTTCTTTTTCGTTTGGAACCTGACGGTAGTGGTACTGTAGTTATGGAATCTGTCAGTTCCAACTGGCCTTCAATTGTATCAACTAACATTTTCGATCCCTGTTTTCGAGATAGCTGGGTCGAACCCTATCGTCTGGGACTGGTGGTTGCAAAAACGGATATCTATAACTCAGGAATTGACCCGTGTCATGTAGAGCTACTAGCGCGGTTTCAAGTTAGGGCTAACTTGGTCGTTCCCGTGCTTCAAAAAGAGCAATTGTGGGGGTTGCTGATTGCCCATCACTGTGAAGCGCCCCGACAGTGGCATCAATTTGAAATTGATTTACTAAAGCAATTGGCAACTCAGGTAGGAATTGCTATCCAACAAGCGACACTTCTCGAGCAGGCTGAAGCCGCTAACCGTGCAAAAGATGAGTTTGTGGCAATGGTAACGCACGACTTACGAACTCCCTTAAATGGCATTTTGGGTTGGACTCATCTGTTGCGTAATCTGAAGTTAGATGAAGCTGCGTTTGCGCGTGGGTTGGAATCTATCGAGCAGAGTGCTAAGTTTCAAGAAAAATTGCTCGAAGATTTGCAGGATATCACGCGTATTATTCAAGGGCAATTGAAACTTCAAGTGAGTGAAGTCAATTTGGTGGATGTCATTCAAGCCGCCCTGGAAACTGCTTACCCCCTCGCTTACGATAAAACTTTATGTTTGGAATCAATACTTGACAATTCCATTGAGACTATTTCAGGCGATCCCAAGCGCTTACAGCAAGTTTTAGGCAATTTACTTTCTAATGCTATTAAATTTACTCCTAATGGAGGCAGAATAAAAATGCAATTGGAGCGGGTTGATAGTTTCGCTCATATTACAATAAGCGATACGGGTTGCGGTATTAGTGAGGATTTTCTCCCTTACGTGTTCGAGCGCTACCAACAAGCCAAAGGCGCTCGTTACAGAGATGGTTTGGGGTTGGGGTTAGCGATCGCCCGTCATTTAATAGAGTTACACAATGGAACAATACAAGTCTCGAGTCCCGGTATTGGACAAGGAGCAACTTTCATCATTAAGCTCCCGTTAGCTCACAACCAGCAATAG
- the tnpA gene encoding IS200/IS605 family transposase, which translates to MTEKFKSSNNIVYSCKYHVIFCPKYRRKVLVNAVASRLKELLAQIAIDIKVEILEMEIMPDHVHLLIDVDPQFGVHRVVKRFKGATSRYLRLEFPELKSRLPSLWTNSYFVSTVGGATLDSIKMYIQNQKET; encoded by the coding sequence ATGACTGAAAAATTTAAATCAAGCAATAATATTGTTTACTCGTGCAAATATCATGTGATTTTCTGCCCCAAGTACAGGCGGAAAGTGCTGGTTAATGCTGTTGCATCCAGACTTAAAGAATTACTCGCTCAAATAGCTATTGACATTAAAGTTGAAATATTAGAAATGGAGATAATGCCCGACCATGTGCATTTATTGATAGATGTTGACCCTCAGTTTGGAGTACACCGAGTAGTGAAGAGATTTAAAGGGGCAACATCTAGATATTTGCGTTTGGAATTTCCAGAATTAAAAAGCCGACTGCCCTCGTTATGGACTAATTCGTACTTTGTATCCACTGTAGGAGGTGCGACTTTAGACAGTATCAAAATGTATATTCAAAACCAAAAAGAAACTTGA